Part of the Imperialibacter roseus genome, AGAAGAGCCCTACGATCCCGACTCCTTCATTGACCCAGAGCTTTTTAAAGACCACATTCGGGTGACTGATTTCCAAACCGCTGAGGAAGAAATGAAAGGCTTTCACCTGCCTCCTGGGTTTGAAATCAATCTCTATGCTTCTGAACCCGATATCACCAAGCCCATCAACATGGAGTTTGACGACCGTGGCAGGCTGTGGGTGACCCACTCCATAGAGTATCCCAATGAGGCTTCTACTGGCTCGGGTCAGGACAAAATAACGATTCTCGAAGATACCAATGGCGATGGGAAGGCAGATAAATTCACTGATTTTGCGAGCGACCTCAATATCCCCATTGGTATTATGCCGGTAAAAGGTGGGGCTATTGCCTATAGCATTCCCAATATCTACTATTTCGAAGACAAAGACGGAGATGACAAGTATGACGAAAAGAGAGTACTTGTTGGACCGTTTGATCATGTGGATACTCATGGCATGATCAACAATTTCTTTCGGGCACCTGACGGCTGGATCCACTCCTCCCATGGTTTTCGAAATGCCTCTAAAGTATCTGGCGCTGACAACGATTCAATAAGCATGACCTCCGGCAATACCTTCCGCTTTCGTATCGATGGCAGCCGGGTAGAGCAAACTACTTTCGGCCGGGTCAACCCTTTTGGGTTTGCTGTGGATGATCTTGGCTACGTCTACTCTGCCGACTGCCACACCATGCCCATTTACCAGATCATCAGTCAGGGTGATTATCCACACTTTGGCAAAAAGCCGCCCGGCCTCGGTTTTGGACCACAGATGATGAACTACCAGATTGGTTCCACTGCCCTTTCCGGACTGGACTACTACAACGGAGAGGCTTTCCCTGAGGAATACAGAAACAGCTTCTACTCCGGCGATGTGGTAGCCTGCCGGGTGAGTCGTAATACGATTACCTACAGCGGATCGACGCCAGTAGCGACGCTTCAAAAAGACTTTTTGGTGAGCGAAGATCCGTGGTTTCGTCCCGTGGACGTAAAAATTGGGCCGGATGGTGCCCTTTATATCGCAGATTTTTATAACCGTATCATTGGTCACTATGAGGTGCCATTAGATCACCCTGGCCGGGACAGGAAAAGTGGTCGCATCTGGAGAATTACTTACAAAGGGGAGACAACCGATCAGGTGGATTGGTCAAAAGCAAGCCTTGACGAGCTGATCAAAGGTCTTAGCCAGAGTACTTTTTCGCAGCGGATGATGGCGTCGAACCGACTGGTAGACTACAAGGCTGATGAGGCGGCGCAGCCGCTAAAAGCACTTTTGTCGGATGGTAAAGCTTCTTCCAAGCAGAAAGTCCATGCCATGTGGGCGCTAAAGAGGCTTGAAGCGCTGTCGGACACAGAGTTAAAAAGTGCTGCTACAGGAAGCGATCAGGAGGTCAGAGTGCATGCCTACCGTATACTGACAGAATATGAATCGTTGAATGACGAAATGAGAAGCCTGGCATTGGATGGGTTAAAACATAGCGATCCTCATACGCAGAGAGCTGCGGCAGATGTATTCGTGAGACATCATCATGCCGCCAGCATCAAACCGCTTGTAACGGCCGCTTTAGCAGTACCCTCGACCGACACGCACCTTCATTACACTTTAATGATTGGCCTGCGTGATCATTTCAAAAATCCAGAGATTCTCACTTCTACAGTGCCACAGACATGGAACGAAGCAGAAACAAAAGTCCTGATGGACGCCATGACCGACGTGCCTTCTGCCATCGCCTCGGGTTTTATCTACGACAACATAAAGAAGTACGATGCTCCACACGACCGCATGGTGGTGTATCTGCAGCACGTAGGGCGTTTCATTCCGGAAGCACAGCTTACTTCGGCGATTGATTTTATTAAAGAGAAATTCAAAGGCGATGCGGCCGGGCAATATACGTTGTACAACACGATCCAAACTGGTATCGGTCAGAGAGGCGGCACTGCTAATGCCAAACAGATGACCGACTGGGCGACAAGCTTTGCCGGTGACTTCCTGAAGAATCTGGAGACAAAACCTCAATTGGTGGCTGACCAACCGTCTGCCCATGCTGATGAGGAGTATGAGTACTTTGAAGAGATTTCTCAGCGCCAGGTGTTTGCTGCTAACATCGCTAGTCAAAATAAACTGACGAGCTATGAACAAGGGCTTCAAGATCTGTTGAATGCGTCATGGGCAAAAAGTAGGCCCAGGGCGGCTGCGGCCAAAGCATTACTGGACATCAATGGCAAAGGAAATATTGATATGGTAGAAGCCAAATTAATTAGCGCTGAGGAAGAGCCTGCTTTCCGGGAAGAGCTGGCCAGAACAATAGGTACTTCATCTTATGCCGGTGTAAGGCCGTTGCTGAATAAATCGCTGAAAGATGCACCCAGCGGATTGCAGGTGG contains:
- a CDS encoding PVC-type heme-binding CxxCH protein: MRAYLLLFLCFLFVSSCQENKKEEPYDPDSFIDPELFKDHIRVTDFQTAEEEMKGFHLPPGFEINLYASEPDITKPINMEFDDRGRLWVTHSIEYPNEASTGSGQDKITILEDTNGDGKADKFTDFASDLNIPIGIMPVKGGAIAYSIPNIYYFEDKDGDDKYDEKRVLVGPFDHVDTHGMINNFFRAPDGWIHSSHGFRNASKVSGADNDSISMTSGNTFRFRIDGSRVEQTTFGRVNPFGFAVDDLGYVYSADCHTMPIYQIISQGDYPHFGKKPPGLGFGPQMMNYQIGSTALSGLDYYNGEAFPEEYRNSFYSGDVVACRVSRNTITYSGSTPVATLQKDFLVSEDPWFRPVDVKIGPDGALYIADFYNRIIGHYEVPLDHPGRDRKSGRIWRITYKGETTDQVDWSKASLDELIKGLSQSTFSQRMMASNRLVDYKADEAAQPLKALLSDGKASSKQKVHAMWALKRLEALSDTELKSAATGSDQEVRVHAYRILTEYESLNDEMRSLALDGLKHSDPHTQRAAADVFVRHHHAASIKPLVTAALAVPSTDTHLHYTLMIGLRDHFKNPEILTSTVPQTWNEAETKVLMDAMTDVPSAIASGFIYDNIKKYDAPHDRMVVYLQHVGRFIPEAQLTSAIDFIKEKFKGDAAGQYTLYNTIQTGIGQRGGTANAKQMTDWATSFAGDFLKNLETKPQLVADQPSAHADEEYEYFEEISQRQVFAANIASQNKLTSYEQGLQDLLNASWAKSRPRAAAAKALLDINGKGNIDMVEAKLISAEEEPAFREELARTIGTSSYAGVRPLLNKSLKDAPSGLQVAIVSVFVNSAEGRASLLKAAKDGFIPPRILIDRRVNEQLLPKLTATQRKEYDTLTAGLESVLEERQKLIDARLARFDPKPDVELGKAVFMNNCNVCHQINNDGGVIGPQLDGIGNWGRRALAEKILDPNRNISQAFKTYTVTLNDGKVLSGLFRRNEGELEVYANAAGQEFTVSKTDIKEKKASQYTLMPDAFGESISETDFDALLGYLLTQK